The following coding sequences lie in one Larus michahellis chromosome 29, bLarMic1.1, whole genome shotgun sequence genomic window:
- the LOC141735142 gene encoding butyrophilin subfamily 1 member A1-like produces the protein MGFPASPRGLLSYFLTLHVLRLGSAEFRVVGPDRPLLATVGQDVVLPCHLSPRADARSWEIRWIRYRFSETVHLYQNGEDLDGAQMREYIGRTQLVRDGLSGGTLDLRLTGVRPSDDGQYVCTVRDAASYGEATVDLEVAAMGSVPLLSLEAHQDGGIRVVCGSAGWYPQPEMLWKAANGQRLPSVSQRRSSDERGLFEIQDVVVVSGKGDGNLSCVVRNSRLEQEQASSLHISAPFFHNARHWMAALGVFLVLSVASFGLNVYLWRRKVGLSRTLGKRDAALEEQAALLAWRKFLLPQNPDVVTLDPNTAHSQLHLSEDLRTVNRDIKEDDLPDIPERFSDQCCVLGREGFREGRHCWEVEVKGEVGGDSQWGIGVARESVERKKFSYWSPEGGIWAVRHCYGQFTSLTSSRTLLPRSLLPSRIWVCLDCARGLVTFLHADTGVEIFTFPPASFKGETLRPWFWIGTEKTQLCLRGSAPQTLIPPSLPSPAAGSPCPSPETPRAPLLDPAGDVPPSAPAQGAEGE, from the exons ATGGggttccccgccagccccaggggccTCCTGAGTTATTTCCTGACTCTCCACGTGCTCCGCCTGGGATCAG CTGAGTTCAGAGTGGTGGGACCAGACCGACCTCTCCTTGCCACCGTGGGGCAGGACGTCGTGCTGCCGTGTCACTTGTCCCCACGCGCGGACGCTCGGAGCTGGGAGATCAGGTGGATCCGGTACCGGTTCTCAGAAACGGTGCATCTCTACCAAAATGGAGAGGACCTGGATGGGGCACAGATGAGGGAATACATTGGAAGGACACAGTTGGTCAGAGATGGTCTCTCCGGTGGGACCCTGGACTTGCGACTCACTGGGGTGAGACCCTCTGATGATGGCCAGTACGTCTGCACTGTGAGAGATGCTGCCTCTTATGGAGAAGCTACAGTGGACCTGGAGGTGGCAG ccatgggctccgtccctctcctctctctggagGCTCACCAGGACGGAGGCATCCGGGTGGTGTGTGGATCGGCCGGCTGGTACCCACAACCGGAGATGCTGTGGAAGGCTGCCAACGGGCAGCGTCTGCCCTCGGTCTCCCAGAGACGTTCCTCTGACGAGAGGGGCCTGTTTGAGATCCAAGATGTTGTCGTGGTGAGCGGGAAGGGCGATGGGAACTTGTCGTGCGTGGTGAGGAACAGccgcctggagcaggagcaggcgtcGTCCCTGCACATCTCAG ctccctTTTTCCACAACGCCCGTCACTGGATGGCAGCTCTGGGTGTCTTCCTCGTGCTTTCAGTGGCGTCATTTGGTCTCAATGTTTATCTCTGGCGAAGGAAAG tggggcTGTCCAGAACGCTGG ggaaaCGAGATGCAGCACTAG aggaacaagctgcactGTTGG CATGGAGAAAGTTTCTGCTTCCTCAAAATCCAG aCGTGGTGACCCTGGATCCAAACACGGCTCATTCCCAACTTCACCTGTCAGAGGATTTGAGAACTGTGAATCGGGATATTAAAGAAGACGACCTGCCCGACATCCCGGAGAGATTTAGTGATCAGTGCTGCGTGCTGGGCCGGGAGGGGTTCCGGGAGGGGAGacactgctgggaggtggaggtgaagggggaggtgggaggtgatTCCCAGTGGGGCATTGGGGTGGCCAGGGAGTCTGTGGAGAGGAAGAAGTTCTCGTACTGGAGCCCTGAAGGAGGGATCTGGGCAGTGCGGCACTGCTATGGGCAGTTCACGTCTCTCACCTCTTCTCGCACCCTCCTCCCccggtccctgctccccagcaggatcTGGGTCTGTCTGGACTGCGCCCGGGGGCTGGTGACTTTCCTCCATGCCGACACCGGGGTCGAGATCTTCACGTTCCCACCAGCCTCGTTCAAAGGGGAGACCCTGCGCCCCTGGTTTTGGATAGGAACAgagaaaacccagctgtgcctgaGGGGCAGCGCCCCCCAGACcctcatccccccttccctcccctccccagccgccggcagcccctgcccttctccgGAGACTCCCCGCGCTCCTCTCCTGGATCCCGCGGGAGatgtccctccctctgccccagcccagggagcagagggggagtga
- the LOC141735211 gene encoding C-type lectin domain family 2 member B-like, with the protein MGKGNRSCSSEGNVGEPLSPRDRGRSPHAEMPRGTGESPRRGLVGRCPTLHPVWVVVLVVLVALVLALAVAVAVLSVGRCGGDPAVPAALVLACPDDWVGYRNVCYYLSRDEGSWEWSQEQCSSHGASLAMPRREGEMEFLWSQKAHVDCWLGLRRQGERLQWVDGSSFNQTFVVQGQGECAYLYDGAVASAGCSQSRPYICSKPQALG; encoded by the exons atgggaaaagggaacagaTCCTGCTCCAGCGAGGGGAATGTGGGGGAGCCCCTGAGTCCCCGGGACAGAGGGAGATCCCCACACGCAGAGATGCCTCGGGGCACAGGTGAAAGTCCACGCAGAGGACTTGTGG GCAGGTGCCCCACGCTCCATCCAGTGTGGGTCGTGGTGCTGGTtgtgctggtggctctggtgctGGCTCTGGCCGTGGCTGTTGCTGTACTCTCAG tgGGAAGATGTGGAggggatccagctgtgcctgcGGCTCTGGTGCTGGCCTGTCCTGATGACTGGGTCGGGTACCGCAATGTCTGCTACTACCTGTCGAGGGACGAGGGGAGCTGGGAGTGGAGCCAGGAGCAGTGCTCCTCGCATGGGGCCTCGCTGGCCATGCCCcggagggagggggagatg GAGTTCCTCTGGAGTCAGAAGGCCCATGTTGATTGCTGGCTTGGGCTGCGGAGACAGGGCGAGCGCCTGCAGTGGGTGGATGGCAGCAGCTTCAACCAGAC GTTTGTGGTGCAGGGCCAAGGAGAGTGTGCGTATTTGTACGACGGGGCTGTCGCGAGTGCAGGCTGCTCCCAGTCACGGCCGTACATCTGCAGCAAGCCCCAAGCGCTCGGGTGA
- the LOC141735209 gene encoding C-type lectin domain family 2 member B-like: MGERNVICSSDGNVEEPLSPQDGGASPNPEVPGATGRRKLRRVVGQWHTLHPVWVVVLAVLVALVLALAVAVAVLSVGRCGGDPAVPVAPMLACPEGWNVHRNVCYYFSKDERSWEWSQEQCSSHGASLAMPRREWEMEFLWSQKAHVDCWLGLRRRGERLQWVDGSSFNQRFVVQGQGECAYLYDGAVASAGCSQSRPYICSKPQALG; this comes from the exons ATGGGGGAGAGGAACGTAATCTGCTCCAGCGATGGGAATGTGGAGGAGCCCCTGAGTCCCCAGGATGGAGGGGCATCCCCCAATCCAGAGGTGCCTGGGGCTACAGGCAGAAGGAAACTCAGAAGAGTCGTGG GCCAGTGGCACACGCTCCATCCAGTGTGGGTcgtggtgctggctgtgctggtggctctggtgctGGCTCTGGCCGTGGCTGTTGCTGTACTCTCAG tgGGAAGATGTGGAggggatccagctgtgcctgtGGCTCCGATGCTGGCCTGTCCTGAGGGCTGGAATGTGCACCGCAATGTCTGCTACTACTTCTCAAAGGACGAGAGGAGCTGGGAGTGGAGCCAGGAGCAGTGCTCCTCACATGGGGCCTCGCTGGCCATGCCCCGGAGGGAGTGGGAGATG GAGTTCCTCTGGAGTCAGAAGGCCCATGTTGATTGCTGGCTTGGGCTGCGGAGACGGGGCGAGCGCCTGCAGTGGGTGGATGGCAGCAGCTTCAACCAGAG GTTTGTGGTGCAGGGCCAAGGAGAGTGTGCGTATTTGTACGACGGGGCTGTCGCGAGTGCAGGCTGCTCCCAGTCACGGCCGTACATCTGCAGCAAGCCCCAAGCGCTGGGGTGA